In a genomic window of Amblyomma americanum isolate KBUSLIRL-KWMA chromosome 4, ASM5285725v1, whole genome shotgun sequence:
- the LOC144129439 gene encoding FHF complex subunit HOOK interacting protein 2A-like, with protein sequence MFSRLATAFSNAVDALAPPLPLHEEFLWHWTAIMKFYTDRNSNSKKPIELTGLAGRLEEMSKILEQEEAELGSDNMGPCIEHFLQHKMLEQMSALARADTPPGIKKCVLVFTTRLLSNSKQVLLPQMGIYTAVQKLIGLCGEVLAAPTEREEVGFVNIICQKIRADPSILTCFLPTTLEDSHRGSVGNGKQQDGACGDAPAMSFPLLHASLTLMESADSDVSTLAAECLILCMSNLSDEVARYVIAKSTVCVSVVRHLVKLYRAIPHTLKATDIDEAVTSWSADTIASSSSSDHPVLAPGKRKLLCFFKWLGFTDTLVELSNALIGAELGKTFLEDFLNGPLHDNFTKAESEESFLFFTSLVTTCLRNLTSKDLVATMGSFLLGDQKGSVASPRDMLLERGRDPSASPQLVLTTLQAFEELLQRPSKDILDSLLLNYLVGRGYLSDAPAEVFDFSDDGLEGTCGRVGKTNMSDFEISPGSSPVSRTFAPAQIHRILNCFLMLLPDEIKSCEETDSGYDVYISDAHRQFQDMLRVTDGWEWPSEPVREEQASAEDDQSSDSQPEADSLQRGFHEGPFLSMLLDRIENMHRQPYEVNLLVTSLISKLALFAHPNLHEYLLNPLLPLAPGARSLFSALLKVVEEIQVAVHGMENLKRKLMLTRNALLNDSGDDSALGAESGVLEAIIVLEEFCKELAAVAFVKYHAAA encoded by the exons ATGTTCTCTCGGCTTGCCACTGCGTTTTCGAATGCGGTGGATGCTTTGGCTCCACCTCTGCCTTTGCACGAGGAGTTCCTCTGGCACTGGACAGCGATCATGAAGTTCTACACGGATCGCAACTCTAACAGCAAAAAACCCATCGAGCTCACGGGTCTGGCTGGGCGTCTCGAAGAGATGTCCAAGATCTTAGAACAAGAGGAGGCTGAGCTTGGGAGCGACAACATGGGGCCCTGCATAGAGCATTTCCTTCAGCACAAGATGCTGGAGCAGATGAGCGCCCTGGCTCGAGCGGACACTCCCCCCGGGATCAAAAAGTGCGTGCTTGTGTTCACAACTAGGCTCCTGTCCAACAGCAAGCAAGTGTTGCTGCCTCAAATGGGCATCTACACCGCCGTCCAGAAGCTCATTGGCCTTTGCGGCGAAGTTCTGGCTGCGCCAACAGAACGGGAGGAG gttGGCTTTGTTAACATCATCTGTCAAAAAATCCGAGCCGACCCGAGCATCCTCACCTGCTTCCTACCAACAACGCTTGAAGATAGCCACCGGGGCTCCGTTGGGAACGGAAAGCAACAAGATGGGGCCTGTGGTGACGCGCCCGCCATGTCATTTCCTTTACTCCATGCCTCCCTTACCCTGATGGAAAGTGCCGACTCTGACGTCTCTACACTCGCAGCGGAGTGCCTTATTCTTTGCATGTCTAACCTGAGCGACGAAGTGGCGCGCTACGTGATCGCCAAGTCTACCGTGTGTGTCAGTGTGGTTCGTCACCTAGTCAAGCTTTATCGTGCCATTCCCCACACTTTGAAAGCTACAGACATTGACGAAGCGGTTACTTCCTGGAGTGCCGACACTATTGCATCGTCTAGCTCATCAGATCACCCGGTTCTTGCACCAGGGAAGCGAAAGCTTCTCTGCTTCTTCAAGTGGCTGGGTTTCACAGACACCTTGGTTGAACTGTCAAATGCTCTCATTGGCGCTGAGCTGGGGAAGACCTTTTTAGAGGACTTCTTGAATGGTCCTCTTCACGATAACTTCACTAAAGCAGAGTCTGAAGAGAGCTTCCTTTTCTTTACTTCACTAGTCACCACTTGCTTGCGCAATCTTACCTCAAAAGACTTAGTTGCCACCATGGGAAGCTTTTTGTTAGGTGACCAGAAAGGGTCTGTGGCTTCTCCGAGAGACATGCTGTTGGAGCGTGGCCGTGACCCCAGTGCTTCTCCCCAGCTTGTGCTCACCACTCTTCAGGCCTTTGAAGAGCTCTTGCAGAGGCCGTCAAAGGATATCCTAGACAGCCTGCTGCTGAATTACCTTGTTGGCCGTGGCTACCTAAGTGACGCCCCTGCTGAAGTTTTTGATTTCAGCGATGATGGTCTGGAGGGAACATGTGGTCGAGTGGGCAAAACAAACATGAGTGATTTCGAAATCTCACCTGGATCATCACCAGTCAGTCGCACGTTTGCACCTGCACAGATTCATCGAATTCTTAACTGCTTCCTCATGCTTCTGCCCGACGAGATAAAGTCCTGTGAGGAGACCGATTCTGGCTACGATGTATATATCTCCGATGCACACCGGCAGTTCCAAGACATGCTGAGGGTTACTGATGGCTGGGAGTGGCCCAGTGAGCCTGTGAGAGAAGAGCAAGCTAGTGCTGAAGATGACCAGAGCTCAGACTCGCAGCCAGAGGCCGACAGTCTGCAGCGTGGGTTCCACGAGGGCCCCTTCTTGTCCATGCTTCTGGACAGGATTGAAAACATGCACAGGCAACCATATGAAGTGAACCTGCTAGTGACCTCTCTCATCTCAAAACTTGCCTTGTTTGCCCACCCAAACCTGCACGAGTACCTGCTCAACCCGTTGCTGCCTTTGGCCCCTGGAGCAAGGTCGTTGTTCAGCGCACTCCTCAAGGTTGTGGAAGAGATTCAGGTGGCCGTCCATGGAATGGAGAACCTAAAACGGAAGCTCATGCTGACCCGCAATGCACTTCTCAATGACAGTGGCGACGATAGTGCACTGGGAGCGGAATCAGGTGTTTTGGAAGCCATCATTGTCCTTGAGGAGTTCTGCAAGGAGCTTGCAGCCGTGGCATTTGTCAAGTACCATGCAGCTGCTTGA